The DNA region GAATGGCGTGTAGCTCCCTGTTCGCTCAGAGCTTGCCAAACGGAAGCCAGGGTTTCCAGATTCTTGTGCACATCTTCGGCACCAATAACGATTTCGGTAGCCTCTTTCAGTGCCGGAATGTCATAGAGTTGCGGCAGACAGAGGCGGTGGGTATGCTCGTCGGTCAATATGAAGAGCTTGTCATGGGGACAATTCCCGATGGCGTTTGCCAGGCTGCTTTCCAGTTTCTCGCAAAGGATTACTTCTTGTTTACTCATCTGATTAATTACAAATTACGAATTATAAATTACTGATTGTGGATTCTAAATTATGAAAGAGATGGATACCTTCTTTGTTAATTGTGGTACAAAGATAGCTCTTTTGGCAATAAAACGTTATCTTTGCCTGTTGAAAATCGATGGGCTGACATGATGTTTCTGCCATCTGCCCCCACAATCTATAATTTATAATTAGTAATTCGTAATTTTAAAATGAGAGCACTACTACCGGTTTATTGTCGTCTATTAGGATATTTTGTGATAGCTTTGGCACTGTTTCTTCCGTTTCTGATGTTGATGCTGGGGAAAATGACGGATTCCAACCTCTTGTTTTATAAAGAATGTTCTAAGCTGCTGATGATGCTTGGCGCATTGATGATTCTGTTTGCCTACACCAAGAACGAGAATAAGGAAACTGAGCAGGTTCGTAATACAGCTACACGTAATGCCATGTTCCTGACCGTATTATTCATCTTTGGGGGGATGCTCTATCGCCTGGCGAAAGGAGACATCATGAGCGTAGATACTTCTTCTTTTCTGATCTTTCTGATACTGAATGTTCTTTGCCTGGAATTTGGTATAAAGAAAGCGGCAGTTGATAGATTGTTTAAGCGAGATCGTCGATAATTAGAATATTTTATTTAAACCTCATTAAACTTTTCCATTGAAAGCTTGTCAAATGAAACAGTATAAAAACAGACATTTTGTTTCATAAAAAACAGGCGCATGAAAAAAGTAATCATCGGAACAGTGTTATTGCTGACAACCGCACTTTCCGCTTTCTCACAGACTAAGAACATTACCGTAGCGGGGCGTGTCATCGAGGATGACACGAAAGAGCCCGCAGTACAAGCCACAGTACAGTTACTTTCGTTACCGGACAGTGCATTTGCGGCGGGTATCGCCACTACAGCACAGGGATATTTCACTCTACCCAAAGTGAAGGCCGGGAAATATGTATTGAAAGTTTCCTATATTGGTTTCCAACCTACAGTACTTCCTTTGCAACTGTCGGCTCAAAATCTCAATAAGAATGTAGGTACGCTAGCTCTGAAGACAGATGCCGTGATGCTGGCCGAAGCGGTGATTACCGCAGAAGCTCCGCAGGTCACTGTTAGCGAAGATACCTTGATGTACAATTCCAGTGCTTACCGCACACCGGAAGGGGCCATGCTGGAAGAGCTGGTGAAGAAACTCCCCGGTGCCGAAATTGATGATGACGGTAACGTGAAAATCAATGGTAAGGAGTTGAAAAAGATCATGGTAGATGGAAAGGAATTCTTTGGTGGAGACGTGAAAACGGGCTTGAAGAATCTGCCGGTGGAGATGATCGATAAGCTGAAGACGTATGACAAGCAGTCGGACTTGGCACGTATCACAGGTATTGATGACGGCGAGGAAGAAACCGTACTTGACTTGACGGTGAAGAAAGGTATGAACCGTGGATGGTTTGGTAATGCAGATGCGGCCGTGGGTACTGAAGACCGCTACGCAGCCCGTTTAAATGTAAATCATTTTGTGGATAAGACACAGGTAACCGTTATTGGTTCTACCAATAACGTGAACAACCAGGGCTTTTCAGGTGGTGGAGGTGGTCCCCGCTGGCGTCGTAACAATGGTTTGAACGCGCCTAAAGAATTGGGTATCAGTTTTGCCACAGAGAATAAGAAGATAGAACTGGGAGGAAGTGCCCAATATAATTATAATGATGCTGATATCGCTAATATCAACTCGTCCGAACGCTTCTTGCAGAATGGTAATTCATATTCCAACTCCAACTCAGTCAACCGGAACAAGAATTCTACATTCAGAGCTGATTTCCGTATGGAGTGGAAGCCAGATTCAATGACGAATATCATTTTCCGCCCGAACTTCTCTTATGGTAAGACGGATAATGCTTCGAGCTCATTGTCGGGAACCTTCGATGCAGACCCGTTCAGTCTGGTTGCTAACCCGAATGATTATCTTGATTTTGATAAAATAACCACCGAAGACCCATTGAAGGATATCCGCGTGAATGCTACGAACAGCGGTACGCTTTCCGACAGCAAAAGCATTTCGACAGATGCAACTTTGCAGATTAACCGTAAGCTGAATGATAGAGGACGTAACATTACATTCCGCGGACGCTTCGGTTATGGCGATAATGACAATAATCAGTACACGGAATCTATGACACGTTACTATCAGATTCCTACGAATCCGGACTCTACTTTGATTCGTAATCAGTATATCACTACTCCGACCAATAACTATAATTATAGTGCGCAAATTACGTATAGCGAACCGATTGCACGGGCCACTTTCCTACAATTCAGCTATCAGTTCCAGTATAAATACAGCGAGAGTGACAAGACGACTTATGATTTGTATCAGATTAATCCGGAGTGGGGAATTGGCGAACCGTTACCTGCCGGTTACGAGAATCATGCAGTGGATAGCTTAGGTAAATATGCCGAATATAGATACTATAATCATGATGCATCCGTATCGCTGCGTTTCATTCGTGAAAAGTATCAGTTGAGTGCAGGTATGTCTTTCCAACCACAGAGTTCCAAGCTTTCTTATAAGAGAGGGGATTATATGATTGATACAACGCGTTCTGTATTCAACTTTGCTCCGAATGTCGATTTCCGTTATCGTTTCTCTAAGGTAAGCCAGTTGCGCTTTAACTATCGCGGACGTACCGGTCAGCCGAGCATGGAAAACTTGTTGCCGATTGTGGATAACTCCAATCCGTTGAATATCCGTGTTGGTAACCCAGGTTTGAAGCCTTCTTTCACGCACTCTATGCGTTTGTTCTACAATACGTATAATGCAGAACTTCAACGAGGTATCATGACGCATGCCAGTTTCTCGGCTACGCAGAACAGCATCAGTAACAGTACCGAATACAATGAACAGACCGGTGGACGAACCACAACGCCGAAGAATATCAATGGTAACTGGAGCGCATTCGGTATGTTCGGATTCAATACGGCACTGAAGAATAAGAAGTATACCATCAATTCATTCTCTAATATCAATTATCAGAATAATGTGGCGTATCTGTACAATCAGGAAACTAAAGTTGATGATAAGAATACGACAACGGGCTTGACACTGAGTGAACGTCTGAATGGCGCTTACCGTAATGATTGGTTCGAATTCGGTTTGAACGGTTCTATTTCTTACACTGCTGAACGTAATAAACTGCGTCCG from Bacteroides sp. MSB163 includes:
- a CDS encoding TonB-dependent receptor, encoding MKKVIIGTVLLLTTALSAFSQTKNITVAGRVIEDDTKEPAVQATVQLLSLPDSAFAAGIATTAQGYFTLPKVKAGKYVLKVSYIGFQPTVLPLQLSAQNLNKNVGTLALKTDAVMLAEAVITAEAPQVTVSEDTLMYNSSAYRTPEGAMLEELVKKLPGAEIDDDGNVKINGKELKKIMVDGKEFFGGDVKTGLKNLPVEMIDKLKTYDKQSDLARITGIDDGEEETVLDLTVKKGMNRGWFGNADAAVGTEDRYAARLNVNHFVDKTQVTVIGSTNNVNNQGFSGGGGGPRWRRNNGLNAPKELGISFATENKKIELGGSAQYNYNDADIANINSSERFLQNGNSYSNSNSVNRNKNSTFRADFRMEWKPDSMTNIIFRPNFSYGKTDNASSSLSGTFDADPFSLVANPNDYLDFDKITTEDPLKDIRVNATNSGTLSDSKSISTDATLQINRKLNDRGRNITFRGRFGYGDNDNNQYTESMTRYYQIPTNPDSTLIRNQYITTPTNNYNYSAQITYSEPIARATFLQFSYQFQYKYSESDKTTYDLYQINPEWGIGEPLPAGYENHAVDSLGKYAEYRYYNHDASVSLRFIREKYQLSAGMSFQPQSSKLSYKRGDYMIDTTRSVFNFAPNVDFRYRFSKVSQLRFNYRGRTGQPSMENLLPIVDNSNPLNIRVGNPGLKPSFTHSMRLFYNTYNAELQRGIMTHASFSATQNSISNSTEYNEQTGGRTTTPKNINGNWSAFGMFGFNTALKNKKYTINSFSNINYQNNVAYLYNQETKVDDKNTTTGLTLSERLNGAYRNDWFEFGLNGSISYTAERNKLRPDNNQEPYTFSYGANTQLMAPWNMTFTTNIANQSRRGYTDSSMNRNELIWNAQLSQTFLKGAATISFEMYDILKQQSNISRSLTADGRSVSEYNGVNSYCMVHFIYRLNIFGNKAAREKMGRGGFGGPGGPGGPGGRPGGFGGRRF